A genomic region of Bernardetia sp. ABR2-2B contains the following coding sequences:
- a CDS encoding c-type cytochrome, whose translation MNTNLLYIALFISFLVMSCSDSKKETNTTSSPKEEITQTSQKEVEKVLTPEEELVKGLQLMEANCYSCHSPSASQAVASAPPMEAVKRHYIKEGTTQEEFTKELIAFVSNPSKEKAKMKHAVERFGVMSKMNFSEEKLKKIANYIYNSELEKPDWFEEHYKSRHKGKGN comes from the coding sequence ATGAATACGAATTTGTTATATATTGCTTTATTCATTTCTTTTTTAGTGATGAGTTGTTCAGATTCAAAAAAAGAAACCAACACCACTTCTAGCCCAAAAGAAGAAATAACTCAAACATCTCAAAAAGAAGTCGAAAAAGTGCTTACTCCTGAAGAAGAACTCGTCAAAGGATTGCAATTAATGGAAGCCAACTGTTATTCTTGCCATAGTCCGAGTGCCTCCCAAGCCGTAGCTTCAGCTCCACCAATGGAAGCAGTCAAAAGACATTATATAAAAGAAGGCACTACACAGGAAGAGTTTACGAAAGAATTAATAGCCTTTGTAAGCAATCCAAGCAAAGAAAAAGCAAAAATGAAGCATGCTGTTGAGCGTTTTGGAGTGATGTCGAAGATGAATTTTAGTGAAGAAAAACTCAAAAAAATTGCAAATTATATCTATAACTCCGAGCTAGAAAAACCTGATTGGTTTGAAGAACATTACAAATCCAGACACAAAGGAAAAGGCAACTAG